The sequence below is a genomic window from Sphingobacterium sp. ML3W.
TACTGGAACATCCAATTCCTTTGCTACTGATTTCAGCATCCTTGAAATGCTACCTATCTCCTGTTCACGATTCCCTTTACCATCCTTTTCACCGGTCATCAATTGCAGATAATCAACTATAATCATCTCAATATTATATTTAGCCTTTAAACGGCGACATTTAGCTCTAAATTCAAGTATTTTAATAGCAGGCGTATCATCCCAAAAAATTGGAGCATTTTCAATTATTTGCCCAACAATTTCCAACTGTTTAATATCATTTTCATTCAAGCATGATGGTTTATTTAATTTAAAAAGTGGAATTTCTCCAACAATTGACATTTGCTTTCTCATTAATTGTTCTGCAGTCATTTCAAGTGAAAAAACTGCAACCGCTTTATTGAAATCAATTGCCGCGTTAAAAGCAAACGAAAGGGCTAGAGAAGTTTTTCCCATTGCTGGTCGAGCTGCTAAAATAGCAAGGTGTCCTGGCTGCCAACCTCCTGTTAAGCGATCTAACTCAGTGAATCCAGAAGGAACTCCAGTAAAATCAACATCCCTACTAGCTATAATACTTTTAAAAGTTTGTTGATATAATTGAGCATTACTTAATTCCTTCTTTGTAATAATAATACTCTGTAAATCATCTCTTTTTACAGAATTTTCTGAAAGGATATCAAACACATCCTTCTGCCCCATATAACAATCTTCAATTGTATTAGAGCTCGATTTTATAAGATCACGTAAAATATGTTTTTCAACTATAATCCTGCAATGATGCTCAATATTAGCTGATGAAATAACTCGATCAATTAATTGAGTAATAAAATATGCACCTCCTAATTTTTCTAAAACTCGCTTTTTTCGTAACTGATTAGTTAACGTCATCATATCCAAAGGGATCAATGATTTATACATTTCAATCATTGTTTTATACAAAAGCACATGCTTCTCACTATAAAACATCTCAGGAAGTGGAAGGATCTCTAAAACTGTATCAATAACACCTTTTTCAGATAAGATAGTTCCCAATACTACTTCTTCTAAATCTGTCGCGTTAGGCGGTAACTTTGACATCTGTAAACCCTTAATATCCCCCATCGTATCAGCATATTATTTTTTCGGAAGCAAGCCTACTTGTCGCTTCTCGAAATTTGTTAATTCCACTTTCTTAGCCACATTTGGCTCATCTACTGCATTTATAAATCTATCAAGAACATCTGCGCGAAGTATATAAGAAGCTGTAATAAACTTCAACCCATTCTCGAGATGATACTTATCTTTAACAGCTCTACTTAAAGCTTTGAATATAACTGATGAATTATATCCCTCCTTAATTCTACTTCTTAAAAGTCCTTTTGCTTTATCAGTCATTTTATGATCAGAAGCCTTGGCCTTACTTCCACCCTTAATTTCATTAAATCTCTTTATGAAATATGCAAATCTCTCCTCCCAACTAGCTTCAGGTTTTTTAACTTCCATTGTTCCGAACAAAGTTGGAACCTCAACAACTGGACTATTTATAATAGTAGATTCCTCTGTAACTTGTATTATCCACTTCTTATCTCCCGATAAAGGATATTTACTTATTAAATACTGTGCAAACTTTTCACTCCTGGACATACCCCATCCAAATTTATCCGAAATATGCCTAGTACGGATGCAATATTTACCATCCAACTCAATTGTCGCCATTGCATCTAAGAGTGCTTCAGCACGAGAAAAAGTTCTTTTCTCTTCCCATTCTTTAGATTTAAAGAATGCAAGATCAATGGATAGTTTAGACATAGTCGTAATGGCATTTATTAAAAAGGTCTTTTATCAAATGGATCAATAATTAATCCTGTTTTAGCAATTGAAACACGTTTTCCTGTATTTTCAATTACAGTTTTAATATAAGATTGAGCATCGCTGTTTGTTGAAGATAGGTGACACAGTACTATATTATTTACTGCAGAAAGATCATTTTTACCCAAAGTCAACATTGTAGTCTCAAAACTCATATGGTCTTCTAAAATTCTATTTCTCAAGAATTTCATTTCATCTTTCAATTTCGAATCTAATATTTCTTGAGAAAAATTAGCCTCAATAATTATATTATTAAGATTTGGAAATGTATAAGGCACATACGTTGTATCTGTCACAAATAAAGTATCTCCCATTTCAGCATGATTAATTAGGTATCCAACAATAGGTACATTATGTTGCAATTCAAATGGCATAATCTTATATGGTCCGATAATAAATTCTTTCCTGGGAACTACTGGATTGTAGAAAAAATCATAATCTTTAATAGTCGTAATGGTTTCTTTCAACGCAAATATTTTCAAACCAAATTTTCTAGCTTGGACCACATATTTACAGTGATCGGAATGCGAATGAGTAATCAATACACCTTGCACATTTGCTACATCGTAATCAATAGCTTCCATTGCATTTGAGAATTTCACCCCAGCTTCCAAGATTAGTGTTTTTCCCTCACTATCGGTAAATAGGTAGCAGTTCCCCTTGGATCCACTACCTATAACTTGAAATCTCATATTTAGAATCCACGTTTTCTTTCTCCAACAGGATTCCCCTCATTTGGACTAGAAGTATCAAAATTTTCAGTTCGAGCCTCCTCCATTGCAGTGGGCTTTGGATTATCTTTATCTGGTTGTTCAGAAAATTTTAATTCTTCAGCATTAGCTTTTTCTTTAATTTCATTTTTAACTTTCTCAGCGGTAACATCAATATGATCAACATCTATAGTATCACTCATATCTTGAATTTCCTCTGTAGTTTTAATTCCCATTGATAATTCTGGTGCATAACTATTTGTCCAAAAAGTAACTGCACGATATTGTAGCATAAGCGGCGACATCGTCTTCCATTTGCTACCATCCTTAGTCATCCATCCCTCTTCAATAGCCATTTTTATAGTTACCGCAACTGACTCCATTACCTCATCACTCCCACGTTCACT
It includes:
- a CDS encoding MBL fold metallo-hydrolase codes for the protein MRFQVIGSGSKGNCYLFTDSEGKTLILEAGVKFSNAMEAIDYDVANVQGVLITHSHSDHCKYVVQARKFGLKIFALKETITTIKDYDFFYNPVVPRKEFIIGPYKIMPFELQHNVPIVGYLINHAEMGDTLFVTDTTYVPYTFPNLNNIIIEANFSQEILDSKLKDEMKFLRNRILEDHMSFETTMLTLGKNDLSAVNNIVLCHLSSTNSDAQSYIKTVIENTGKRVSIAKTGLIIDPFDKRPF
- the dnaB gene encoding replicative DNA helicase — translated: MGDIKGLQMSKLPPNATDLEEVVLGTILSEKGVIDTVLEILPLPEMFYSEKHVLLYKTMIEMYKSLIPLDMMTLTNQLRKKRVLEKLGGAYFITQLIDRVISSANIEHHCRIIVEKHILRDLIKSSSNTIEDCYMGQKDVFDILSENSVKRDDLQSIIITKKELSNAQLYQQTFKSIIASRDVDFTGVPSGFTELDRLTGGWQPGHLAILAARPAMGKTSLALSFAFNAAIDFNKAVAVFSLEMTAEQLMRKQMSIVGEIPLFKLNKPSCLNENDIKQLEIVGQIIENAPIFWDDTPAIKILEFRAKCRRLKAKYNIEMIIVDYLQLMTGEKDGKGNREQEIGSISRMLKSVAKELDVPVLALSQLSRAVESRPNKRPMLSDLRESGSIEQDADAVMFLYRPEYYGINENVNGESTAGLAELILAKNRHGETDDIAIEFIGKYTKFKDWQDSITSQQNFVDTNSFSNFTNNDSLQRDFSESENFDVDDAPF